From the Homo sapiens chromosome 1, GRCh38.p14 Primary Assembly genome, one window contains:
- the OR2C3 gene encoding olfactory receptor 2C3, with protein MMEIANVSSPEVFVLLGFSTRPSLETVLFIVVLSFYMVSILGNGIIILVSHTDVHLHTPMYFFLANLPFLDMSFTTSIVPQLLANLWGPQKTISYGGCVVQFYISHWLGATECVLLATMSYDRYAAICRPLHYTVIMHPQLCLGLALASWLGGLTTSMVGSTLTMLLPLCGNNCIDHFFCEMPLIMQLACVDTSLNEMEMYLASFVFVVLPLGLILVSYGHIARAVLKIRSAEGRRKAFNTCSSHVAVVSLFYGSIIFMYLQPAKSTSHEQGKFIALFYTVVTPALNPLIYTLRNTEVKSALRHMVLENCCGSAGKLAQI; from the coding sequence ATGATGGAAATAGCCAATGTGAGTTCTCCAGAAGTCTTTGTCCTCCTGGGCTTCTCCACACGACCCTCACTAGAAACTGTCCTCTTCATAGTTGTCTTGAGTTTTTACATGGTATCGATCTTGGGCAATGGCATCATCATTCTGGTCTCCCATACAGATGTGCACCTCCACACACCTATGTACTTCTTTCTTgccaacctccccttcctggacATGAGCTTCACCACGAGCATTGTCCCACAGCTCCTGGCTAACCTCTGGGGACCACAGAAAACCATAAGCTATGGAGGGTGTGTGGTCCAGTTCTATATCTCCCATTGGCTGGGGGCAACCGAGTGTGTCCTGCTGGCCACCATGTCCTATGACCGCTACGCTGCCATCTGCAGGCCACTCCATTACACTGTCATTATGCATCCACAGCTTTGCCTTGGGCTAGCTTTGGCCTCCTGGCTGGGGGGTCTGACCACCAGCATGGTGGGCTCCACGCTCACCATGCTCCTACCGCTGTGTGGGAACAATTGCATCGACCACTTCTTTTGCGAGATGCCCCTCATTATGCAACTGGCTTGTGTGGATACCAGCCTCAATGAGATGGAGATGTACCTGGCCAGCTTTGTCTTTGTTGTCCTGCCTCTGGGGCTCATCCTGGTCTCTTACGGCCACATTGCCCGGGCCGTGTTGAAGATCAGGTCAGCAGAAGGGCGGAGAAAGGCATTCAACACCTGTTCTTCCCACGTGGCTGTGGTGTCTCTGTTTTACGGGAGCATCATCTTCATGTATCTCCAGCCAGCCAAGAGCACCTCCCATGAGCAGGGCAAGTTCATAGCTCTGTTCTACACCGTAGTCACTCCTGCGCTGAACCCACTTATTTACACCCTGAGGAACACGGAGGTGAAGAGCGCCCTCCGGCACATGGTATTAGAGAACTGCTGTGGCTCTGCAGGCAAGCTGGCGCAAATTTAG